A region of the Emys orbicularis isolate rEmyOrb1 chromosome 6, rEmyOrb1.hap1, whole genome shotgun sequence genome:
GGTCTGGCAAACTGGACATGATGGAGTTTCTTTTTCACAGATCTTGTTGGCACATTCCATACAGAAGAGATTGTGGCCACAAGGAACTAGGGCAGCAATAACTTCATTCTCAAAGCATATCACACAGTCATGCTTTCGTCTAGACTCGGGTGGCGAACTGGATGTAGAACCGCCATTGGAAGAGGAGTAGCTGTTGGTACCATTAGAAAAAGCAGGGATGTATATTGGAAGGCCAACCTGGTTGCATGTACTGGGTGGGTCACTTCTCACTCTCCTAGCAAGCGGATGTTCCAAAGTTTCAGGAAATGTAGGTGACAGACGAGGAGTGGATGGCTGACTCCCTCGACGCTGAGTCTTCATGTTACCAGTAGGGTCGCTACCAAAGCCAGATAGCGGGTTTACTGGTTCAAAAGGGGTCCAGATAGTTTGGGAAGGCGTTGGTAAGGAGTCATACGCAGGAGAGTCAACTGCAAGATCTTCTGTGCCCACTGAAGGCAACGTTTCTCCAAACCAAAAGTTTCCTGTGCTGAATGGACTTGTTGGGCTGAAGTCAGCCAATCTATTGCTTCCAAAATAGGAATCAGTGGAGCCACTTCCTAAGGAGCTGGAGCTGTCATTTCTATAATTAGAAATCATTCTGGTGCGGCTAGGAGGGACAGGATTGGAAGTAAGCCAAGCAGATCCAAGAGTGCCGCCTTCAAAGCTCACATCTGTACCATTGTAATGGAAATCATTTTCTTCATTCAGCTCAATGTAGTTTCCAGTGCGCATGGCAATATGCATTTCTATTTCTTCCCGTGCACGGTCTACATTTTCGGGCATCCCTGTAACCTCAAAGACTGGCTCCTTGTCTCTGCTGGGAGTAacaatgtatgtgtgtgtctgctgcTGAATTCTTTTGATTGTAGCTCCTTTGGGTCCAACCACTAGCCCAACTACACGGTAAGGCACCCTGACTTGGACTGTAGTCTGACCTGGCAGGTTGGGAGTACATGGCAACCCGCCCAGAGCAGGACCATTTTTGTTGCGTGATGCTCTGATCATGGAGAAGTGTTCAGCTGCTGAGAGAATTTCCCTTTTAGCCATGGCTACATCCTCTTTTCGTCCAGTGACGACAAAAATGGGTTCTTCTCCACGAACAGGGGTCTTAATGTAGGTATTCGTCTTGGCCCTTAATGCTTTTATTTTGCAACCTGTTTAGAGGAAAGAAACACATATTTAGTAaagaatgattttaaaaaaccacaaGAAAACAATCT
Encoded here:
- the MEX3C gene encoding RNA-binding E3 ubiquitin-protein ligase MEX3C, with product MPSGSAAAACPQEEPPEAQRLTPPPLLLLQQPDTLLLRECLAGLGLHDHGLAGSGEAAARQQARERLAGLPPLPDPAREPGPDGAEEVEDEGDLELEEELLAAEEEEDPASLLLSSSSSSSPSQLPPGGPPPPHPLLPGLGSVLLSPAAAFDAQETAVAGVLYGADDPQGMMAAMLSHAYGGGLGGGPAAAGAPALNGEQVALLRRKSVNTTECVPVPSSEHVAEIVGRQGCKIKALRAKTNTYIKTPVRGEEPIFVVTGRKEDVAMAKREILSAAEHFSMIRASRNKNGPALGGLPCTPNLPGQTTVQVRVPYRVVGLVVGPKGATIKRIQQQTHTYIVTPSRDKEPVFEVTGMPENVDRAREEIEMHIAMRTGNYIELNEENDFHYNGTDVSFEGGTLGSAWLTSNPVPPSRTRMISNYRNDSSSSLGSGSTDSYFGSNRLADFSPTSPFSTGNFWFGETLPSVGTEDLAVDSPAYDSLPTPSQTIWTPFEPVNPLSGFGSDPTGNMKTQRRGSQPSTPRLSPTFPETLEHPLARRVRSDPPSTCNQVGLPIYIPAFSNGTNSYSSSNGGSTSSSPPESRRKHDCVICFENEVIAALVPCGHNLFCMECANKICEKETPSCPVCQTAVTQAIQIHS